In Acidimicrobiales bacterium, the following are encoded in one genomic region:
- the rplM gene encoding 50S ribosomal protein L13, with protein sequence MRTYSPKPADIQRAWHVIDADGLVLGRLCTEVARLLRGKHKPMFAPHMDTGDHVIVVNAAKVVMTSDKADKKLAYRHSGYPGGLRSQSYAAQLALKPEEVVRRAVKGMLPKGTLGRSMIRKLKVHAGPTHPHSAQKPQTLDLAHARRVPAGEN encoded by the coding sequence TTGCGCACGTACTCCCCGAAGCCCGCAGACATCCAGCGCGCCTGGCACGTCATCGACGCCGACGGGCTCGTGCTCGGCCGCCTGTGCACCGAGGTCGCCCGCCTGCTGCGCGGGAAGCACAAGCCGATGTTCGCCCCGCACATGGACACCGGCGACCACGTCATCGTGGTCAACGCGGCCAAGGTCGTGATGACGAGCGACAAGGCGGACAAGAAGCTGGCCTACCGCCACTCCGGGTATCCGGGCGGCCTCCGGAGCCAGAGCTATGCCGCGCAGCTGGCCCTCAAGCCCGAGGAGGTCGTGCGCCGGGCAGTCAAGGGCATGCTGCCCAAGGGGACGCTCGGGCGCTCGATGATCCGGAAGCTCAAGGTGCACGCCGGGCCCACCCATCCCCATTCCGCTCAGAAGCCGCAGACGCTCGACCTGGCGCACGCCCGCCGGGTGCCCGCCGGCGAGAACTAG
- the glmM gene encoding phosphoglucosamine mutase: MPLEFGTDGVRGLANAELTPELVLALGRAAVRVLGRPFLVGRDTRRSGPMLQAAFSAGAASEGADVVDLGVLPTPGVAFLSARWDVPGAVISASHNPFPDNGVKLFAPGGRKLTDAEEQTLEDELALVVAGSSPGQRPTGAGVGSLDSDAAAVEAYAAHLLASLEGRTLEDLTVVLDCGHGAASVVAPDVVAISGATVHLVGAEPNGTNVNEGCGSTDLGALRTAVVEHGADVGLAFDGDADRVLAVDADGGVVDGDHLIALCALDLRERGRLKDDTVVVTVMTNLGFRRAMEAAGIAVRETPVGDRHVLEALDAGGWSLGGEQSGHLIFRALATTGDGILTGLQVLDLVARARRPLGALAAGAMTRLPQVLRNVRVAARPGAEAIRLLTRAVEAEQAGLGAAGRVLVRPSGTEPVIRVMVEAPTEDEAQDVAARLAAEVVRVLGS, from the coding sequence GTGCCGCTCGAGTTCGGCACCGACGGCGTTCGTGGCCTGGCCAACGCGGAGCTGACACCGGAGCTGGTCCTCGCCCTCGGCCGGGCGGCCGTCCGTGTCCTCGGCCGGCCGTTCCTCGTGGGTCGCGACACCCGCCGGTCGGGGCCGATGCTGCAGGCCGCCTTCTCGGCCGGGGCCGCATCCGAGGGCGCCGACGTGGTCGACCTGGGGGTGCTCCCCACGCCGGGCGTGGCCTTCCTGTCGGCCCGTTGGGACGTGCCCGGCGCCGTCATCTCCGCGTCGCACAACCCCTTCCCCGACAACGGGGTCAAGCTCTTCGCCCCGGGGGGGCGCAAGCTCACCGATGCCGAGGAGCAGACGCTCGAGGACGAACTGGCCCTGGTGGTGGCCGGGTCGAGCCCGGGCCAGCGCCCGACGGGAGCAGGGGTGGGCTCGCTCGACTCCGACGCAGCCGCCGTGGAGGCATACGCCGCCCACCTGCTGGCCTCCCTCGAGGGCCGCACGCTGGAGGACCTCACCGTGGTGCTCGACTGCGGCCACGGCGCGGCGTCCGTCGTGGCGCCCGACGTGGTCGCGATCAGCGGGGCAACCGTCCACCTCGTCGGCGCCGAGCCGAACGGGACGAACGTGAACGAGGGCTGCGGCTCGACCGACCTCGGCGCCCTGCGGACGGCCGTCGTCGAACATGGCGCGGACGTGGGGCTGGCGTTCGACGGTGACGCCGACCGCGTGCTGGCCGTCGACGCCGACGGCGGTGTGGTCGACGGCGACCATCTCATCGCCCTGTGCGCGCTCGACCTGCGCGAGCGCGGCCGGCTGAAGGACGACACGGTGGTCGTCACGGTGATGACCAACCTGGGCTTCCGCCGGGCCATGGAGGCGGCCGGCATCGCCGTCCGCGAGACGCCCGTGGGCGATCGCCACGTCCTCGAGGCCCTCGACGCAGGGGGGTGGTCGCTCGGTGGCGAGCAGTCCGGGCACCTGATCTTCCGGGCCCTGGCCACTACGGGTGACGGCATCCTCACCGGCCTCCAGGTGCTCGACCTCGTCGCCCGCGCCCGCCGCCCGCTCGGTGCCCTGGCGGCCGGCGCGATGACGCGGCTGCCCCAGGTCCTGCGCAACGTCCGGGTCGCCGCCCGCCCCGGCGCGGAGGCCATCCGGCTCCTCACGCGGGCCGTGGAGGCGGAGCAGGCCGGGCTCGGAGCCGCCGGCCGGGTGCTCGTGCGCCCGAGCGGCACCGAGCCCGTGATCCGCGTGATGGTCGAGGCGCCCACCGAGGACGAGGCCCAGGACGTGGCCGCCAGGCTGGCGGCGGAGGTCGTGCGGGTCCTCGGGTCCTAA
- the rpsI gene encoding 30S ribosomal protein S9, with product MPKPLIQSTGRRKRAVARVRVRAGTGTVTINKRPVEEYFPSAVQVTLATEPLRVTNTADVYDVDATIDGGGTSGQAGALRLGIARALVELDPDQRPSLKKAGFLTRDAREKESKKYGLKKARKAPQYSKR from the coding sequence ATGCCCAAGCCGCTCATCCAGTCCACCGGTCGCCGCAAGCGGGCCGTCGCGCGTGTGCGGGTCCGGGCCGGTACCGGCACGGTGACGATCAACAAACGCCCGGTCGAGGAGTACTTCCCGTCCGCCGTGCAGGTCACGCTGGCCACCGAGCCGCTGCGGGTCACGAACACGGCCGACGTGTACGACGTCGACGCCACCATCGACGGAGGCGGCACGTCCGGCCAGGCCGGCGCCCTGCGCCTGGGCATCGCCCGCGCCCTCGTCGAGCTCGATCCCGACCAGCGGCCGTCGCTCAAGAAGGCGGGCTTCCTCACCCGTGACGCCCGTGAGAAGGAGAGCAAGAAGTACGGCCTGAAGAAGGCCCGCAAGGCACCGCAGTACTCGAAGCGCTAG